The DNA window acagcccgAGCCTGCCCTCAGAGGGAGGAAACTGCTGCGGGTCACAAAGCTCATAGGTAAGGAGGGACCTCCCTGGGGAAGTGCTTCCCTGGGGAAATGAGGCCAGTTTCCTCAGCATTCACTTcgctttttccttctgtgaataCCAAGGTCAAAGGGACCGTGTTCTGTTCCACGAACTACGTGAtagttttctgtgtttcccaCTGGAAAATTCATTCCTTGAGGAGCTTTGTGGTCTGATTTCTCTCTTGTGTTTTTCTGCCACTGGTTTGTGGTATGGGATCTTCCCTGTGCTGAATCCAGGGTTACATTCCTCTTTGGAATATGTGTTTATTGATACATGTGTGTTTGGGAAGGATGTATCAACTTCTTAACGAGGGCATTAAAGACCTCATCGTTAAGATTATATAAACCACATGAAAAGAGATTGAGGGAGAGATGAGAAGCTTCAGGAATTGCTTCCTGTAGCCTTTCCCTCTGTCCTGAGAcatgagaaaataaacacacCAAGGAAACCAGGTTTCTTTACCTCTGCTGTTGAcgaaatacttatttttcacttctgcttgttttaaagcacctggaagagaagaaaaaatgataGTGGAATTGAACAAACCTTCTCCAAAAACTGTCTCTGCACCTGCAGAGGTGAGTCTGTTTTGAAAACTTAGATATGTACATTTGTACATAAAATTTCTGATAAGTTTTGCCATGTTTTGTTTGTAAACTCACTTCCTGCTCCCAGTTGGAATGTGTTCCTACCTTTCCTCATTTGGTATTTGCTGCAGTGAAGTCCCAGGTCCTGTCACTTCTAGTAGCATTTCCAGACAACATCATAATCCtcattttgaattaattaattaatttgaacTAAAACCTGGAATTAATCTGATTATACCTCACAATGAAACCTCTTAGCATGAGAGGTTAATGTGGGGAGAATGGTTTTGTTCTCAGTGACTTTCTCTGGCAAACTTTGGGCATGTCTTGAAATTCTGAGCTGAGTATTTCAGTGACAAAGGCTGGAGGTTTCACGAGAGGACATCAGGCTGTATGGGGGAGCTTGTATGGCTTTGTAGTCCTTGAAAAGAATGGAGAGGGTACAGCTAGAGTCTTCTGCTCCATGAAAGCAGCTTGCTGTGTTGGGAATTACAGGCTTTTGAAACATTATTACCAGAGCAAAGCAGGGATCTTGTTACAGGCAGCATTTTACACAAAAAATGTTGGATTTCAATGGTGCCACATGGAGCCATTTTGGAGGGGTTGCCACCCAGATTTTCCTAGTGGAATCTCCATAGATTTTTGTCCTaataatccttttcttttttcattttttttttttttagccctcTGGTCAGAGTGCAGCTAATTCCACAGTGCAGGTGAAGAGCCTGGAGGAGATCATGTGGGAGAAGCGGCAGCTGAAGCAACGCCAGGAGAAGCTTCAgaaggaagcagctgctgtgccaacCCCAGTGGAGAAACCAGCCAAGGATAAAACTCCCCCATCAGGGAGCCCTGAATCCACCGTGGTTTCAGGACCAGCTTATCAGCTTGGGAGGAGGAAACTGGTGAAGCCTCAGGAGGACAGGGTGGGAAGCCCAGAGAAGGACCCCgcagtgtccccagggaaaAAGGCAGCCCAGCCTCCGGAACGGAAAGCTAAAAGTGAGTGTTGAGTGTCAGCTCAGGGTGTGCTGTGGAGAGCAGCCTGGGGAGAAGGGCCACGTGTGCTGGAACCAAACCAAATCCCGGGCCACATCCAACTGAGTGTGGCCAGCAaggcaagggaggggagaacCCTCCCTgatctgctctggtgagaccccacctggagtccTGTTTGCAGTTCTGGTGCCCCCAACAGAAGAAGGATGTGGAACTGGTGGAGGAAGCTCAGGAGGGGTCTCGGAGTCAAtaaagggactggagcacctcccctgtggagaaggctgggagagctgggggtgtgcAGCCtgagaacagaaggttgtgTGGACACCTCACAGCACCTCCCAGACCTGAAGGGGCTAcaaggcagctggagagggactgttcatcaggaaacagggacaggatgagggggaatggcttcaaactgaaagaggggaaatttaggtttgatacacaaaagaaattcttccctgtgagggtggggaggccctggcacaggttgcccagagaagctgtgactgcccatccctggaagtgttcaaggccgggttggacagggcttggagcaacctgggctagcggaaggtgtccctgcccatggcagggggtggaacaggacgatctttaaggtcccttccaacccaaactattttcCAATTCTGTGACTGTGGGACCATTAAGaacctgttgttttttttgaCCCAAGGCAGAGCGAGGCTGTGCCATCTCACTCTTCCTTCTATTCCAGCCAAATCCAAGGTGTGCCTGAAGCCTTTGGATGGGAGAGCCACGTCCTCCCCGAGGCAGGCCCTGAAACGCAAGGCCACCGAGAGCCACCCCACTGCCGTGGTGGCCGTGAAGCCCCTCAGTGCCACCGGTGGGGACACCAAGGAGCCCTCAGCCAAGAAAGCAGCTGCGGTAAGGACAGTGCTCGAGCCAGCTGGGGCTCCCCAGGAACATTTATGGCCAAATCTTACCCTCTTCTGGGAGAAGAGgtggaaaactgaaatatctAGGGAAGATTTTTACtgtcttccttctccccaggccGTGGCTCCTGCTTTGCCAGAGGACAGCCTGGTCTCCATACCTCGGAGGGAAAAACCTCAAACCAGGTAACAGTCACACCTTTGTCCCTTTTCTTGATCTCTGCCACTTTCATGTGAAACAGGTGGGTTTGTTCACATGTGGAAAATTTCGAGTTTCGAGGTAATCAGTGCCAAAATCCCAACAAAGAaacaattaatttgaaataatttctgtagcAGCAATGCTTAGGTGGTTTTCTTAAAATGCTGCCCTTGGGTACAGCTTTTCAGTGACTCTTTGGGTTTTCTGAGTGCCTGTAGAGGTTCACTTCTTCCCCTTTTTATGGTCAAATCAGTAAAGGTGGAAAAGTCTCTCTGGCTACAAATTCTGACCTTTCTTTCCCAGACTCCAGGTGTCTCTTCATGGATAAATCCCCAAACTGCCAACTGTACCTGCAGATCCTGGGCTTTTAAAAGTAGTCCCAGGTTAACTGAGTCACAATCCCTGTGTGAGGGTTGAGATGTAGGAGGGTTAAATTCCAGGTAAGGAATGTCACACACTGACGTTCCCTCTTGTtcttcccagccctgagctccaCCTCGGGAGCCAGGCAGACTCCCTGGCACAGTCAGAGGTCTCCAGCTCAACTTCAGCTTCCTCAGAAGTGCCGGTGAAGCTGCGCCGGCTGAGCTCCACGGGCTCTGCCAAAGCACCTCTGTCGGTGGAAGACGACTTTGAGAAGCTCATTTGGGAGATCTCAGGAGGCAAACTGGAAGCAGAGATTGACCTGGACCCAGGGAAGGACGAGGATGACCTCCTTCTGGAACTTTCGGAGATGATTGACAGCTGAACTGcacagtcttaaaaaaaaaaaaaaataaaaaaaagacaaaaaaacccaacaccaaaaaaaccccccataaACTTCCCCCCTACACAACCCCCCAGCCTGTATATTTTGTTGGATACGTGGAGGTGATCCTTTCCTAGCTGAGGCTGAAGGCACAGTTGGATGGGTAGGATTAGGCAGGATCTGCACTCAGTTGTCCTGGATTTCCCTGGGACTGTTGGTGGCTCCTTCCACACGGAGTGGACAAAGcacttgtggtttttttctggggacACAAGAGAACCCATCTCCAGACTGTGGTGGTTGTGAACTGATCTGCTCATTCTGTGACACTCCGAAGGCTTCAAACAAAAGCTTCcaccttcccccctccctggcGCGACCCAACGTTCAGCACATTTCAGCGCTTCGTGTTCGGATCCCGTGGACAGTTGGTACCCAAAGCCTGGAGTTACTATGTCAACTCTTGAGTTTTACTGCTGTACGCTGTCATTTTGACTTTAATTAGGGGAATTAATGACAATGCTGGGGGGAGGGAGCAGATTAATTAGTATTTCGGACCAAACACGCTGCCAAGGGCGGTGGCTGGGGTGTGTCCATCCAGCCTTACTTTGAATTATCAGGGTGCTTTTTCCCGATGGGAACAGGATCCTGGGGTGGGCAGCCAGGATTCCTCTCGTCGTCTGCAGTGAATTGGGAAAGGAAGGATTGGTTTAAGTGCCTCTTGGTTCCAAGGATTGCTCCCCTGAGCTGCCGATCCTTCATCCTGCTGAAGGAATTCCTCACGCCGTGACGTCTGCCAGCATCTGTCTCACATGCCCATGGAATGActctgggagagaggaagagggcAATGGAaggtttcctcctcctctgtcagCCCGTGGAGGCGGGATTTTGGTGTATACCATggtttctgtaaatattttattcttccattttatatttgtattctATTTAAGGTATTAAACGTAGGCTGGTCACCTCTGCCCGCCCCGCTCGTGTCTGTACAGACCTCCTGGTTCTGGTTTctatgtgtattttatttaaggAATTGTATTAAACACCGTCTGGTcgcctcctccttccctgtaGCCGagtgtttataaataaataagcgCAGGAGCGGGGtctgggggttttgggggctcaggggggttgaccagggcagggattgtccccctgtgctggcactgctggaacctcaaatcctgtgtccagtgCTGGTCACTCAGTTCAGGagggacattgaggggctggagcgtgtccagggaagggaacggagctgggaaggggctggagcagcaggagaactgagggagctgggggggctcagcctggagaaaaggaggctcaggggggaccttctggctctgcaaccccctgacaggaggggggagccgggggggttcgggctctgctcccggggaacaagggacaggaggagagggaacggcctccagctggaCGTTCCCGGTTTCCCGCCCTCCCGGAGCAGTAGAGCCGCGGTCCTCCGGGCCGCGCAGTCCGCCGCTATCCCAGAgtgccccgcggccccggcgcgcGGGGAGGCAGCGGCAGCCATGGCGTACCGCGGGCAGGGCCAGAAGGTGCAGAAGGTGATGGTGCAGCCCATCGTATCCTGCACGGCCCGCGGGGAACGCGGGGGGAAcgcggggggctgcggggggcgGGGGCTGCCGGCCGGGAGGGGGCCGCGGGTCGCGGGTGTCCCCCGCCGGAGCGCGGGTTCCAGGCCGCGGAGCGCGGCTCTCACCGTCAGGGGCCTGGGTGGGATCCCTCGGGGGGGTTTGTACCGTGGGGGCCGCGGGTTTCACCCCCCGGATCGAGGGTTTCGTTCCTGGGGGTCGCAGGTTTGATCCCTCGGGGTTCCTTCCCCCGAGGACCGCGGGTTTCTCTCCCCCCGGGCTGTGTCCCCGGGGGTCTCTGGCCGTGCCGGACCTTAACCCTCCCCTCCAGAACCTGATCTTCCGATACCTGCAAAACGTGAGTACCTGGGGGTGGCACCTCTTCCCAGTATCCAATTTAAATCTactttgtttcagtttaaaaccgTTTGGGGAGTGTCTGGTGCTCCTTGAGCACGCGGCCTGTGCTGCCACACCAGGCTGGGGTTGTTATTAATTCGGGTTTTGAGCCGGTTTCGGTGGAACTGAGGAACTCACAGTCATTCAGAGGGGTGAGGGCAGCTCAACATTTCCTTCCCCCAGCCAGGAATTACCTGTGTAACAGGTGTTGATCCTGCAGTCCGGGGTGTGGGGTgttttcacagaaccacagcatggtttgggttgggagggactttgAAGACCCttcagttccaccccctgccttgggcagggacaccttccactgtttCCCTGTGACAATTAAAAATCTCTGCTGTCCTGTGTTTCATTATTAAATATCGTTAATTACTATTGATTAactgttatttattattacttaaTTAATTATTGGCAAAACATCAAAAACACCAGAGGGCATAACAGAGAGACTCCTCTgagagctgcagtggctgttgGCAGCGAGGAGCCCTGGATGCCCAGGAGGGAACAAACTGCTTGGGGTGTTTATGTTCCTGTTTTATTCTCCCTCTCCATGATTTTTAGAGATCCAGGATCCAGGTGTGGCTCTATGAGCAGGTGAACATGAGGATAGAAGGCTGCATCATTGTGAGTATCACTGTTCCCTTGTCACTGCTCTGAtcattttggggggggggttcaGGTTCATAAatccatttcttccttcttttcccgTTGTTTTCCAAGAATGGGGGTGGAAGTGCTTCATGTCTCTCCTGTAAAGAGCCTTAAttgcagagctgaggagggTTTGTGGGGTGGTTGCTGAATTTTACCTCCCTGGCTGTGTTtggtgctgttcccagggctttGATGAGTACATGAACCTGGTGCTGGATGATGCAGAGGAGATTCACTCCAAAACAAAGTCCAGGAAGCAGCTGGGTAGGTCAGAGTGGCTGTGGGACCTGAGGGACCCTGGGATCCAGGTGTGGGACCCGAAATCCACGTGTGGGAGCCTGAAGCTCATGTGGAGCAGACACTGGGCTCAGTTCCTGCTGTTTCCCGAGCTGGTGGATTTGTTGAAGGTGCAGGAAAACATGTCTGGGCCTGAGAGCACGTCTGGGCTTTCAAACAGCTGTAACAAatccaggctggacagggcttggagcagcctgggctatggaaggtgtccctgggctatggaaggtgtccctgggctatggaaggtgtccctgggctatggaaggtgtccctggccatggcagggggtggcactggatgagctttaacCCAACCCACACCATTCCACGGCTCTGTGGTCTCTCCAATCCCTGTTTCCCTTGTGTTGCAGGTCGGATCATGCTGAAAGGGGACAACATCACCCTGCTCCAAAGTGTTTCCAACTAGGATTTGCTCTTCACAACAGTGGCTGGAATGCTCTGGAGTGACTGAAGTGTCAGTGGGAGCAGGactgggcagtggggagggagctGTGATAACTGGGGCTGTGTCAGGGGTGGGAACTGCCCCTTCCTCTGGGGcggattttttttgtagtttgaTGTATTTcgcaaataaacatttttcacCTTATCTGTAAACGTAAACCTTGTTTTCAGTCTCAGGGTGCAGAGAAG is part of the Chiroxiphia lanceolata isolate bChiLan1 chromosome 25, bChiLan1.pri, whole genome shotgun sequence genome and encodes:
- the SNRPE gene encoding small nuclear ribonucleoprotein E, which encodes MAYRGQGQKVQKVMVQPINLIFRYLQNRSRIQVWLYEQVNMRIEGCIIGFDEYMNLVLDDAEEIHSKTKSRKQLGRIMLKGDNITLLQSVSN